A section of the Leptospira kobayashii genome encodes:
- a CDS encoding PdxA family dehydrogenase — MKTILLSEGDPASINYELLAGSLPTLRSLSKTNRIILVRGNHKLVAKGFSEVEDLPKTNGLFSLRKAYLTEEEIPKIKLGKPSEASGRTAFQALLTAIQIQKQIKNASLVTLPLSKEWVIRAGISGFRGHTETLAEEYNTPTFMMMTGKNLKVIPLTTHVPISGVAEELTHVNWSELILAIKSTKLLKRPKICLLGLNPHSGEGGKIGREELDILIPKMELFRSANLRIEGPIPGDSAFLPEFQKKFDLFLACYHDQGLIPFKMQEGKEGVNVTLGLKFLRVSPDHGTAFAIAGKGKADPTGLISCLKLVTKA, encoded by the coding sequence TTGAAGACGATTCTTCTCTCCGAAGGAGACCCCGCTAGTATCAATTACGAGTTACTTGCGGGTAGCCTTCCTACACTTCGTTCTCTTTCCAAAACAAATCGAATCATTCTTGTTCGTGGGAATCATAAGCTTGTAGCAAAAGGTTTTTCAGAAGTGGAAGACCTTCCCAAAACAAACGGGCTTTTTTCCCTTAGAAAAGCCTATCTCACTGAGGAAGAAATTCCAAAAATCAAACTGGGAAAACCAAGTGAGGCTTCGGGGCGCACCGCTTTCCAGGCACTTCTTACCGCCATCCAAATCCAAAAACAGATCAAGAACGCTTCTCTTGTCACTTTGCCTTTGAGCAAAGAATGGGTCATTCGAGCGGGCATTTCCGGTTTTCGGGGTCATACCGAAACTTTGGCAGAAGAATACAATACTCCCACATTTATGATGATGACCGGGAAAAATTTAAAAGTGATACCTCTCACCACTCATGTTCCTATCTCGGGAGTTGCAGAAGAACTTACCCATGTTAATTGGTCTGAGCTGATCCTTGCTATCAAATCCACCAAACTTTTGAAGAGACCTAAAATCTGTCTTCTCGGACTCAATCCTCATTCCGGAGAAGGTGGGAAAATAGGAAGAGAAGAATTGGATATTTTGATTCCTAAAATGGAACTTTTCCGTTCTGCCAATCTTAGAATCGAAGGTCCGATTCCCGGAGACTCGGCGTTTTTACCCGAATTCCAAAAAAAATTCGATCTATTCTTGGCCTGTTATCATGACCAAGGCCTTATACCTTTCAAAATGCAAGAAGGAAAGGAAGGTGTAAATGTGACTTTAGGATTGAAATTTTTACGGGTTAGCCCCGATCATGGAACAGCCTTTGCGATCGCAGGCAAAGGCAAAGCGGATCCTACGGGTCTTATTTCCTGTTTGAAATTAGTAACAAAAGCATAA